GTAGAATACGGATGTATCTTTCAATTGTTTTAGCAGAATCGCACCTTCACGGTAACGGTTGAAGGCTGCGGATTCGGGCCCGATGTAGTCAGGTGAGGCCAGCAGGTCCAGATCGATTGGGGGCAGCGATTCGAAAGGCCGGATTTGGGCCTTGAAATCCTCCAGCAGGAGCATCTCCTCTTCCGCGATCCTGTTCAAAGCTTCGGTAAACTGCAGTCCAGGAAGGGATTTAAACTCGTTGTAGAGGTCCTGCAAATCACGCTGGATAAGAGAGACCTGTTCCTTTAAAACATTGGCTTTGATGGTATCTGGTTTCGCGTAAAACGATTCCAGATCGAGATCATCCAAACGGGAGATCACACTCCTTCGGCGGTTGACAAAAGTGTTTTTTATCCAATCTTTGCTGTTTTGATAGGCGTCAACATAGCCTTGTATCCTGGCTTCTTCAGCATCCTCGGCCAGGAGGTCAGCCCATAAAAACATGTAGGTGGGGTAATATTTGCCCGTCGAGAAACGATTCATCACGTCTTCAAGGAACGGTGCCGCTGATGATTTTTCTTTGTTTTGGATGTAATCCACCGCTCTGTAATAGAGCAACAAATTGAGCATCATCCTGGCGTCATCGCCGAGCTTGGGGTCGTTGATCAAAACATCGAAATATGGGATGGCTTTGGTTGGATCGTCCACCACAGAGTAAAAATGCCCCACCAGATAGAGAAGGTCCGCTTCATCGAGTTTGCTCAGGCTCTCATAATGCAGCATGTATTCTTCCACAGCCTGAGCCTTATTATTCTTCACCAGTTGGGGAAGCCTGTCTTTAAGGAAATCTATCGCTTCCATCACTTTGTGGTCGGCGTAAACAGCGCTTCGCACATCTGTTCCGGGCGTCGTGTTTTGAGCAAATGCCAGCGCGAAAGGAACCACTGTCAGCGTCAGCAACAGATACAGTTTGATGAGTTTTTTCATAACCCCGCTCGCTTAAATCGTCCTATGTTATCAATCCTGCCAGTTATAAGCAGGATTCAGGATGCAGCTGGGGTGTGCATCCTGAATCTCAAGCTTGACCAAGGGAAATATGTACGTATTGACCTGCACATTCACCATGAGGTGGAATAGTGCGATAATTATTATTGATTTTCTTCCTTGAGCTCCTGCAGCCATTTGCGCAAATCTTCCAAAGCCTTTTGCGCTTTCTGGCGTTCTTCGCGAAGGAGTCGCAACTCAGCCAGCAAGTCTTTCACTTCCGGGGAAAGCTCTTTGTAGGCGCTGGCTTCAACAATGCCTGGAGTGGGAAGCTGGGTGCCGGGAGTTACAATGGCGACCTCAGAGGGTTTGCCAGATTCAGTGGGCGCCACAGCCACGGGTTCCGTGGTAACGACCACAGGCTCGGTGCCGATGCTGGTGGCGTAGAGGCTCAAATCCGGGCGTATCGTGGCGTTCTTGTCAGAGTATCTGTCGAAAAGGTATGAAAGCCCCAGGGCAATGCGGAGGTTGTTTTCATATCCGTTGCCTTCGGAGCCTTTGGCCATGTCTTCAACCGCTTCCGCGCCAAGGCGGATGCCAAAATTCTTGTAGGAATACTTGAGGCCGGCATTGAAATCTTTACCGTCGTATTCACCCTGAATAGCAAAATTGTCCCAAGGCGAGATCTCAACTGAAGTAAAGAAACCGCTGAAGAAACGGGAACGGGGAACCTGTCCAGTATATCTGTTTGATCCGAATCCCGCGTTGAACATCCAGTCGATGCCGCCCATCACCACCTGCTTGGAGGCGACGATGTAGGGGGAGAAATGCTCGTAGTCTGTTTTGTCAGGATGATCAATCCAGCCCAAATCATGGGGATCATATACAGCGGAAGGAGCGCCATCTTCACCTATTTCAGGATCCCAATAGGGTTTGTAATCCTGGGCTCGACGCCGGTTGATTGGCGAGAAGATGTTGTCCATGCCAATAGCGATTTGAGGGAACTTGGGCGTTTCCTGCAAAAGCTTGACCTTGGCGTTGAGGAAATAAACGTAATCACCGCCGAAGAAATCCATCTGGACCCGGTCGAATAGTCCCACCCCCAGCATACCGTAGAAATTTAGCCCATTCTTGTCCATATCAACGTAAGAAGGCTTTTCCACGTTCCTGTAATAGCCTGCCAGAACCAGTTGTGCCGATTTGTGTGGAATAACATACGCGTCTGGCGTGCGCAATAATCCCATCGTTTGGAACGGCGCAGCTTCTATGATACCGATCACGGCTGCCAGAACAATTACACTCAATATAACTTTTTTCATACTTCCCTCCACCTTTCGGTGTTTTTTCTTAGTCTTGGGTCATTAATATCGTTGACAGATTATCCGTCAAGCTTTTTTTTGCCGTATGCAACAGCAAAAAGCAAAAGAAATATTCCATGTTGGGGAGGATCTTGCCGCCAAATTTCTGGCTAACAAGGGCTATGCCATCGTTGCCAGGAATTTCAGGGCGAGCACTGGCGAGATCGATATCATCGCCACCCGTGACGACCTTTTGGTCTTCGTGGAGGTCAAAACCCGCTCCAAACACTCTATCAAACAAGCCTTGATGAATGTATCTTTCACCAAGCGCAAACGTATAACGCTAACTGCTCAGCGCTATACTATTCAACATCCTGAATGTGTCAAGTCAAGAATAAGGTTCGATTTGATAGTGGTGTTGTATTTTTGCCACACCGACAGCTATCAGATTGAACACCTTGAAGATGCGTTTTTGCCCGAATTGTGATTTATCTGAGGCTTTTTGCTCATAGCGGTTGTGGAATCGGAAGTTAAAGCGATCGGTCTGTAAATGCGAAATCTGTAGTTTTTCAGGCTCTCTTTCAAGCCGGATGGGTAAAACCCACCGAATTGGTTTCTGGTTGAGCGCCAGTATCCACTTGATATTAAAGAGAGCAATAAACCCACCGCAATATCCTGTCAGTCACGCCCTGAGCGCTCGCATTTATTCTTCTCTCACACCACACGCAAGATCCTCGCATCTAATGCGGCTATTATGCGGGAGGCGCTTTTGGGCCCTGGGACGAGGCCTTAACGGCCAGATGACATCGCTTCGTACAACTACTTCACAGCCTGCCGTATATGTTGACCTACGGGATTGAAGCCATTTGGTTACCTACTGAATTTGAGAGAGATCTGTTTTCAGATTAACTGACAGATAACCAGCCCTTCCTCCAGCTCGGCTTGAATATTAATTCTTGCAGATATAAAGATCTTATTATCTGTCAATTGTAGAGTTTTCTGGTGTCGAAGTCGTCCCCCAGGTAATAGAGGTAATCCGGATTCGAACTTTCCCTCTGATCACCCTCGACGTAAATCAGGCGGTAATTGCCGTTCATCTGAATGTCCAGGAAGAGGTAAACCGCTTTTTGCCTGCCCTGGTATTTCCATATCTGATAGTCTTTGCGAACGAAGCGGGCTTCATCAGAAGAGGTGCCTACTTCTATATCATCGGGTTTGCCCCTGCGGATGTGGATGCGGCCCATGTCAGAGGTCCAGCCCCGCTCAAAATGGCTGTAATAGTAGTTCGCGTAGTCAACCCTTTCGCTGATCTGGTCGAGCATGGTTTGAGTGTTCATATTGCCTGCTCCGGCCAGGGCTTTCCATTTTTGACTCAGGTATCTTCGCTTTGTATCAAGATCATAGGTTTTCCAATCGCTGGTCGAGGTGGCTCCTGTGAAGTATTTGAGTAGCCTGAAATCATCCTCGGGATCGGTAAAAACGCAGAACTGCTCCTGCTTGGGCTCTGTCAGGAAAAACTCGAACTGTTTTTCCTGGCTGAAGTCCCCAAGTTGAAATTCCACCGATCCCGTGTATTTGCCTGGGTTCAACTTTTCCAGAGGGATGCGCAGGGAAACTCCTTCGATGCTGGAGGTCGGTATGTAGTCCAGAAACTGGTCAAACACCATCACGCTGTCTTTTGATACGGTCAGAACCAGCAGCCCGGTTTCGTCAGCCAGGCCTTCCGGCTTGTAAGTCTCAAAATAGATGGTGAGGTCTTCGCTCTCCGTTTTATCGAAGATCAGCGATGGCTGGGTCTGGTAGAGGATTCCGCCACGGTGAAACCGCTCCAGAAAACTGCTGCTGTCAGGCTTCGCGTAACTGCATAATTCCAAGTCGCTGAGCAGATCCTGTTCGCCCAGTGGAGTGACCTGGTAGGTCCAGGTGGCGGTTTTTCTTGAATTGATGTCTTTCGCGTTCAGGCGCAGAAGGTAGGGCTCGCTTTCCACGCTGAAGGTCAACCGGTTGAGATAGCTTTTGTTGGAGCGGGCGTCGTTTTTATCCGAGATTCCAACATTGTCGCGGAAGGTTTGGCTATAGATAATTTGATTGTCAACCACCATCTCAACCTGCAGGTTCAACTCAGCAAAATAACCGCCTTTTTGGGCAAGGAACCAAAGATTTCCGTAAGGGATCTGGTAATCGACGTTGATAATGGTGTTTTTATCCTTGTCCAAAAAGCGCTGCGGGGACACATGCATGTTGAAAGAGTCAGCTGTAGCCGTCCCTGCCAGGCTGGCCAAAGCCAGACAAAGCAGTGATGCTTTAGTATTCTTCATCTTTGTTCCTTAGTTTGTATTGGCCAAAACCACCGGTGTCGGCGAAGATGAACTCTAGATTCTGGTTATAATAAATCCAGACAATATATGGATGCAGGTCCAGGGGATGCACTTCGCTGTGCACCTCATCCGGTTCGCCGTATTTGATGTAGATTCTACCTCTGTCGCTCTTCCAACCCTGCAGCCTTTTATGGATGGTGAAGCGTTCGTCGGCTGTGATCACGCGCTTGTAAAAGGATTCGCGTGCTTCGTTGCGCAGGGTTCCCGGGCTCGGATCGTGTACCTGCCAGTATTTGTCTATAACTTCGTGCATTTTCTCATCCGGAACGGCCCGCAGGCTTTTCCATTCATTTTGTGTGGCGATATAGCGCAGTTGCTGGATTTGGTCTTTATAGCTGTAGCGCGCGTTATAATAAAACCACTGGTCGTAGAGGAAGGGCTCCATGTCGTAGCAGATGTTGCCCTCGTAGATGCTAAGGCGTAAGCCGGACAGAGAATCGGCATTGGTCTGTTCGGTCAGGTCGGCTGTGTAAGAGCCTGGCGGTGAATTGAATACGCGCGCGCCAGAAATACCCGCGATGTGGAGGCTATCCGCGGCGAGGCTGAATTTTTGGGTGAGAATACAGCTATCCACCGGGATTGGCAGAGGACTTAAAACCGCGGGTTGGAAAGTAACACCCTCCTTGCGGAGCAGGAAATAGGGCTGTCCGATCTCGGTGTAGGCATCTTCCAGGCTGAAATTGCGCCTCAGATCGATTTTATCGCCTTGGGTGAGATTGCGCAGGCGCAGGTCGGCCTGGTAATTTCCCGGGCTGATCTCCGCGCTGAAGGTCACAGGGATGGCGGTATCCTGCAGCCAGTCACGTTTCGGCACCACGAAGGTTTGGTCGAAACTCAGCGTTTTCTTCGTCTTGGTATTTTTCAGTTCCATCACCAGCTGGTAGCGGGATTCGGTTACGTCAGCTTTGAATACCAGTGAGTTATAGGGAATCAGAACCCACAGATCGACTCCCGTATCGTAATGCTCAAAGATGATCTCCTGGGCTGGCAGAAACGGGGCCAGCAGAATCAGCAGCAGCGTCAGTTTAGCCGCTTTTACCATTGCTTGCCACCCGGAGGCTGAAATCGTATTGTTTTTCCTCCAGCCACTGTAAGAAATCGTTGCTGGGGAAGATCTTCCTTTGAGCTTCCAGCAGATAGCTGTCGCCTTCGTTCGTTGTGATGCTGGTCTTGATCGCGAAGCCGCCCCGGTTTGTCTCGGTGTGCGTTTGATACTCGTCCACGAATTCTTCGGAAAGCCTTGCCAAGGTCAAATTGAGGCGAATTTCGCCCCGCAGGCTCTGGGGCAATTCATCCAGCGGGACCAAGTCTGTGGGGCTGATCCGCGGCATGCTGTCCTCGTTGCTGTTGTAGCCGGAACGGTTGCCGAAAACGAAGAAGATTTTGCCGGTGGCCAGCTTGGAGAAGTGTTTTTCGTAATCTTGGTTGAACAGCGCCACCTCAAAGCGTCCGCTGAGGTCCTCAAACTCGACAAAAGCGTAGGGGTTGCCCTTGTTGTCACGTTTGCGGGAAATGCCGGAAACGATGCCCGTCAGCACCAGGTCTTTGCCACTGGAGCTTTTGATGCTCTGCGAGTTGGCATTGGTGAGGTATTTCACCAAGCTGCGGTATTCATTGAGCGGATGTCCGCCCAGATAGAAACCCAGAACTTCCTTTTCCTTTTCCAGTTGGTCGGCATAGCTCCAGGGCTCTTCCACCGGTAGAGGGGGATAATATTCCTCAGTGTCGCTGTCGGTGGTGATAAGGTCAAATAGTGAGGTCTGGCCTATCTTTTTGTCTCTTTGCGCTCCGGTGTTGAAAGACAGGGCTTGTTCGATCACAGCCCATTTTTGGGCCCGGCTGCCCTCCAGATCATCCATAGAGCCGCTGGCGATCAGGCTTTCCAGCACGGTCTTGTTCACTGCGCTGCTGTCCAGCCGGCTGCAGAAATTGTAGATACTGGTATAATGGCCATTATTCTGCCGGTCTTCCACGATCGCGTCGATGGCTGCGTCGCCTATGTTTTTGATGGCCCTGAGGCCAAACATCACCTCTTTTCCACGCACGGTGAATTCTTTGTCGCTACGGTTCAGGTTTGGCGGCAAGATTTTGATGCCCATGGCGTTGCAGACTTCAATCTTAATCGGCACCTTGGCCGGGTCGTCTTCCAGAGAAAGCAACGCGGCCATGAATTCCACAGGATAGTGAGCTTTCAGCCAGGCTGTTCGGTAAGCAACCAAAGCGTAGCAGGTGGCGTGGCTTTTGTTGAAGGCATATTGCGCGAAATCCAGCCAGTCATTCCAAATCTTGTCCGCAATCTTGCTTTGCACGCCGTTGGCGGTTGCCCCTTTGGTAAAAAGCTGTTTAAGCTGCATCAGCGTGTCCAGACTCTTCTTGCTCATTGCCTTGCGTAGCGTGTCGGCCTGGCCCCGGGTGAATTTGGCCATCTCGATGGCAATCCGCATCACCTGTTCCTGGTAAACGGTGACACCATAGGTTTCCTTCAGGATTTGCTCCATCACGGGATGGTCGTAAACCATTTTTTCCCGCTTGTGTTTGCGCGCTATATAGGTATCGATGAATTTCATCGGGCCGGGCCGGTAAAGCGCCACCATGGCGATCAGGTCTTCAAACTGGTTTGGCTTCAGGTCGATAAGATATTTGCGCATGCCGTCGCTTTCAAACTGGAAAACGCCGTCCGTATCCCCATTGCCAAGAAGCTTGTACACCTTCTTATCGCTGAGGTCAAGGTGGTCGATGTCCAGTTCCACACCGTGGGACTGGCGCACCAAATCTACCGTTTTTTGGATAATGGTGAGGGTTTTCAGCCCCAGGATGTCCATTTTGAGGAACTTCAGTTCGTCCAGCCATTTTCCTTCGTACTGCATCAGGATGTTGGTGTCGGAATCTTTCTGGTTGCTGCAGGTGAGCGGAATGTATTCTTTGAGGTCGCCCGGCGCGATCACCAGCCCGGCGGCGTGGATGCCGGTCTGGCGGATCAACCCTTCCAGCACGATGCTGTGTTTGTAGATGCTTTGATAGAGCTCGTTATTGTCAATTAGGTGTCGGAAATCCGGAGATTCTTTATAGGCCTCCTCTAAAGTCTTGTTGGAGGGGATGGTCTTGGTGATATTATTGGCTTCAGTAGCAGGCACCATCAGCACTCTGGCCACATCCTTGATCACGGATTTGGCTCCCAGGGTGCTGAAGGTGATGATCTGGGTAACGCTGTTGCGGCCGTATTTCTGCACGATGTAGTCGATCACCATGCCGCGTTTCTGGGCGCAGAAATCGATGTCGAAATCCGGCATGCTGATGCGGTCTGGATTGAGGAAACGCTCAAAGAGCAGGCCGTAGCGGATGGGATCGATTTGCACGATATCAAGCAGATAAGCGATGATGCTGCCGGCGCCGGAACCGCGTCCCGGACCCACCGGAACACCTTGTTTGCGGGCATTGTCGATCAGGTCTTTCACCACCAGGTAATATCCATCAAAGCCCATGCGGTGGATCACATCCAGCTCGAAATCAATGCGTTTCCGCACTTCATCAGTCATTTCAGGATACTTTTCTTTTGCCGCCTCTTCGCAGAGCGCGCGGAGATAGCAGCCCATGTCCTCAAACTCCGGCGGGGTCTCGATTTCGGGCAGCAGGAACTTGTCGTATTTCAGCTCCAGATCGATCATGTCGGCGATCTTCAGCGTGTTGGCATAGGCCTCAGGTTCTTCCGGAAACAGCTGTTTCATCTCTTCGGGGCTTTTGAAGTAGAGCTGCTCCGTGTTATATCTCATGCGGTCTGGGTCGTTGAAGGTTTTTGCCGTCTGGATGCAGAGCAGGATGTCGTGGGCTTCGTTGTCTTCCTTATGCAAATAGTGGCAGTCGTTGGTGAGTACCAGCGGCTGGTTCATCTCTTTGGCCAGTTTGATCAAAGCCGGCATCACTTCGCGCTCAAGCCCCAGCCCATGGTCCTGGATTTCCAGGAAATATCGGTCTCCAAAGACCCTCTGATGCCATTTCACGGCTTCCCGGGCTTCGTCTTCCCGGTTGTTGGCCAGCAGGGAGGCGATTTCGCCCTGAATGCAGGCGCTGAGGCAGATCAGGCCTTCGCTGTGCTTTTCCAGTAGCGATTTGCTGATCCGTGGCTTGTAGTAAAAACCGTCGATGAAAGAGATGGAGGAGAGCATCATCAGGTTTTTGTAGCCGGTGTAGTTCTGCGCCAGCAAAATCAGGTGGTAGCGGTTGTCGTTTTTGTTGTGCTCGCTGTCCAGTTCGCCGTTGATGATGTAGGCTTCCATGCCTATGATCGGCTTCAAACCAGCTTTGGTGGTTTGTTTGTAAAAATCTATCACTCCGTACAGGTTGCCGTGGTCTGTGATAGCTACAGCCGGCATGCCGTATTCCTTGGCCAGCGCTACCATCCTGTCAACCCGGCAAGCACCGTCCAACAGGCTGTACTGGGTGTGGTTGTGTAAGTGTACAAATGACATCTTGGTCTCTCCCTTTCTCTGAAAACATAGATTTGCTGCCGTCGGTATTTTGTCAAAGGATAATTTGGCGGGGAAGGCAACCCGTTGCAGCACAGGAGGTCGCGCTTACTTGAAAGGGTCGGAGATGCCCGTGATGCCCTGTGCCAGAAGATCCTACCGGGGTGGGGGTCCTACTGCCTTCACCAGTCGCGGGTGGATGGAAGAGATGTCTGGATACCTGGACCGGTTTTGTTCATAATCGAGCAGCAGATCAAGCACGGCGCGGGTTTGTGGTGCCTTGTTTAGTTCAGCGTTCTTCACCATCCAGTCAGTGTGCTTTTCGGAAATGACCTCCTCCTGTAGCAGCAATCGGATGGTAATAGCATTAATTATGCTTTCGTTCAGGGCGCAGCACCAGTTCACCTGTTCTTGGTTCAATTTATTCAGGTTATCATACAGCCCGAAAGTGAGCGGGTTGATTTCATGGTGGGAAAATTCATGCCAGATCGCTGAAATCAGGATGCGTTCCAGGCTGTCTTTCTGCTCAGCGATCTCCAGCCATTTCCTGCTGCACAGACAATACAAAGTCTCTCCGCGAGTCCCTGAAACAGTGACGGACAAAAATGGCCTGGTCAGAGTGCACAACAACACCTCCGTAGCCGGAAGCTCCTGCCCCAGATAGTGTTCCAGGATATGCTGAACCGGCCTTCGGGCTATCAGATCGTTCAGCTTCTCCAGCCAGGGCGCCAGACGCGACTGAAGTTGACTGAAATGCAGGGTGAAATCCGCTTTACGATGGAAGCCGCGCAGGTCAGCCGTGAATCTGCTCAGATCAGCGTTTGGAACCAGATTTTCCCGAACTTGGTCCAAGTTGAAGGTGGGGTCCAGCTTTATGTCTTCGGTAAGCGTCAAAGCGTAATGGGGTGGGGAGCTACAGTCAATTTCCGTACCCCACACCCGGCTGATATTGGCCACGGCTGGATGTGCTACGAAACTGCCAAATTTCTCAAGCGCCTCGCGAGCATGTTCGTCTTCAGGATCAACGCAGAAACCCTTGGTATCATAGTCCGATATGAACATGGCCGTTAAAAGCAATTCGAGTCGTTGATCCAATCTGATCCTCATCCGCATCTCCATTTTTTTGACTTTGCCTTATCTAAGCAAAATATGGGTCACCCTGATTCTGTCAACAAATATCATCGCCTTCCCATTCAGGATAATGAATGATTTTTCTGGCTCAACTGCCCGGAGGGATTAGCATATCAGCAAAGAATCATTCAATCATCAGGAGATAGACGTCATGCCAGAATTGCCAGAAGTGCAGACTGTTTTGGATGGAGTGGCTAAGGAACTGAAAGGCAAGGAGATACTTGGACTGGACTGTTTTTATCCGGGTACGGTGGTGAAGGATCCAGAATTGCCTGAAAAGGTGTTTCCGGCCAGATTCCTGTCCCACCACCGGCGCGGGAAATACATGATCCTGGATCTGGAGGGCGGGATCAGCGTTATCATTCACTTGCGGATGACGGGAAAACTGGTCACGGACAAGGCCGTGAGCGGCACTTCGGTCCACGAGCGGGCCTGTTTCCTTCTCTCAGGGATGGGAAAGCTCCATTTCATCGACATCCGCACTTTCGGCAAAATCGTACTCTGCAAAACCGGGAATCTGGGCAAATTCATGCCGGAACTTGGAATCGAACCGCTCTCCGACGAATTCGACGGCGCGCATCTGCAGAAAATCCTGAAGGGCCGCAAGACACCGGTCAAAAACGCGTTGCTAGACCAAAGGCTGATCGCCGGGCTGGGCAACATCTACGCCTGCGAGATCCTCTACCGGGCAAAGATTGATCCCGCCACCCCGGCTGGCCGGCTCAGCCTGCCCCGGCTGAAAAAGCTCGTGGCGGAAACAAAGTCCGTACTGCGGGAAGCCATCGCTATGAACGGAACCTCGATCTCTGATTTCCGCAGGGTGGACGATAAGACCGGCCAGTTCCAGAATTTCCTGCGGGTTTACCAAAAAGACCTCTGCCCGCAGGGTCACAAAATCGCCAAGATCAAGCAGGGAGGGCGCGGGACCTTTTACTGCCCGGTTTGCCAGAAGTGAACTGGGCGGAACTGCCTTAATCCCAGCGCCGGGTACTCCGAGGAGGATTGAAGGCATATTGTCTGGCCGTTAAGGCCCTGTCCCTTGTCCCGGGCGCGCCTCTCGCATGATACCCGCATTTGATGCGAGCATCATGCGGGAGGAAGGGGAGGGGAACGGAATCGGGCGCTAAGGACCTGACTGACAGGACATGGCGGTGGGTGAGAATTTGTGGCTGTATTTTGATTCAAGTGGGTGTTGGCGCCCAGCCAGAAAACAGCCCTGAAGGCTTTAGCCTCCATAAGTGAAAATGAGCCAAAAAACACTTGACAAATAACTGGCGGTGGTGAGATAATGCTTTCGCCGGAAGTGGTGGATTTATGATCCGGTGAGACACAACTTCCAAGGAGATTGAGATGCGCAAAATGATCTTTATGGCAGTATTGCTTGTCTGTTGGGCAACGGTTTGGGCAGGCCATCCGGCAAGGCCGCGGCTTCCCGAAGCCGGTTTTGACCCCACTCCCCGGCAGTTCCTGGCCGCGTTGAGCGGGACGCGGGGTATGGACTGCTTGCTGCATCAGTGTTACGAAGACGGATGGATAGACACGTGGCGCCAGGAAGCCATTTATGACAGCCTTGGCAGGATTGGCTGCATCAATCATTATTGGGCTTCGAACCCGGGTGACCCGCTGGAATTAGCTGGCCGGACCCTCTTTGAGTACAGCGACGACGGCCAAGCCCAGCATGTGACCGAAGAATATTACTATGAAGGGGCATGGTATCCATCCTGGGAACTGCTGTATGAATATGAGAACGGCATGCCGCAAGAGATCAACTACAACTTGAACATGTATGAGGGGATGATACATCGTCAGACCATCTTCATCTACTGGCCTGACACCAACATCCTGAAACGGGTGGTTGAATTCACCTATGGTTATGAATCACCCGTGCCGTCCGTAATAATATATGACTATGCTATGGATTCTGCCAGCCGGCCGAGCGAAATATTGGTATCCAGAATCGATGCCGATTGGGATCAGTGGTATGTACAGGAACGCAGGAACTATGTTTACCACAATGATGACCAGACCACCCATGAATCTTACCTGCGCCAGCTGGAATTTTCATACTTGGGGACCCTATCGTGCTTTTTCGTCGGGGTTCAACCCTCCAAGTTGCTGGAGGAAAGGGTCTTCCACCCAGGCGCCAATGGCACCTGGAGTGAGAGGTACCGCTGGTTCCACAGCTACAATAGCGACGGGTTTCTGAACACCATTGAAAACTTCGTCCGGCTCTATCCTTGGGACCCTGAAATCTGGAACCTGAGTCAATACAAAGACTATACTTACCAGCAAGGCTATCCCATCGCGGAAACGACCTTTTCTCCAAACTACGGGGAAGAGGAATTTATGCCTCAGTACAGATATTGCATGGGATATCAGGAGATCGTTCCAGCCGAGGATCCCGCAATGCCCGGAGTGGGCGTCGCGCTGAGCGTTTACCCCAATCCTTTCAATCCCAGTGCCGGAATCAGTTTCAGGCTGGAAACGGCTGGCCACATCGAGATTTCGGTTTACAACCTCAAAGGCCAGAAAGTGCGGACCCTGCTGGAGGCCAAGAAAAGCGCCGGAACGCATCAGACCTTCTGGGACGGCAAGGACGGGGCGGGAAGGTCTTTGGCCGCTGGGATTTATCTTATCAGGCTGTCCTCCGGAAAAGAAAGCCGCACTGTGAAAGCCGTTCTGGCCAAATGAGATAAGGCCGGTTTAACGGACAAGAAGCCAGGCAGCTGGGATTTCACAACCCCAGGACCTGTTTTGCGGGCATGGGTAAAGTTTTTTTTGCCCGTACGATTCTCTGAGTGTATATTGTATTAGTAGGACATTTGGCCATCACAAATAATTGAACCATGAGGAAAAATAATGAAAGCGTATAAGTTAAGAGAAAATATCTGGTGGGTCGGTGGAATAGACTGGGACCTGCGGAGTTTCCACGGCTACCTAACCCAGCGTGGTTCCACCTACAACGCCTATCTGATCATTGACGAGAAGGTTACCCTGATCGACAACGTGAAGTATTACCTCTATGATGAGATGCTGGCCCGCATCAGCGACGTTATCGACCCCGCCAAAATCGACATAATCGTGCAAAACCACGTGGAGATGGACCACTCCAGCGGCTTGCCCATGCTGATGAAGCTGATCCCCAACGCCAAGATCTACACCAACGCCAGCGGCATCAGGGGTTTGAAGATGCACTGCGGTCAGGACTGGAACTTTAAGGAAATCAAAAGCGGCGACAGCATCAATATCGGCAAGCGCGACCTGAGTTTTCTCACCACGCCGATGGTGCACTGGCCTGATAATCAGGTGACCTATTGCCCTCAGGAAAAGATCCTCTTTTCAAACGACGCTTTTGGCCAGCACATCGCCTCCAGCGAACGCCTGGCAACGGATTACCCTTTCAGTATCGCGATGGAGGAGGCAAAAAAGTATTATGCCAACATCGTGCTGCCCTATTCCTCACAGGTGCGCAAAGCCCTGGAAGCGGCTTCCCAACTCGATATCGGGATGATCGCTCCCAGTCACGGCCTCATCTGGACAGAACACATTCCCCAAATCCTTGCTGCCTACACGGATTGGGCAAACAACGTGGCCGATCCCCGGCGCGCCCTGATAATCTATGACTCAATGTGGG
This genomic stretch from Candidatus Cloacimonadota bacterium harbors:
- a CDS encoding DNA polymerase III subunit alpha, giving the protein MSFVHLHNHTQYSLLDGACRVDRMVALAKEYGMPAVAITDHGNLYGVIDFYKQTTKAGLKPIIGMEAYIINGELDSEHNKNDNRYHLILLAQNYTGYKNLMMLSSISFIDGFYYKPRISKSLLEKHSEGLICLSACIQGEIASLLANNREDEAREAVKWHQRVFGDRYFLEIQDHGLGLEREVMPALIKLAKEMNQPLVLTNDCHYLHKEDNEAHDILLCIQTAKTFNDPDRMRYNTEQLYFKSPEEMKQLFPEEPEAYANTLKIADMIDLELKYDKFLLPEIETPPEFEDMGCYLRALCEEAAKEKYPEMTDEVRKRIDFELDVIHRMGFDGYYLVVKDLIDNARKQGVPVGPGRGSGAGSIIAYLLDIVQIDPIRYGLLFERFLNPDRISMPDFDIDFCAQKRGMVIDYIVQKYGRNSVTQIITFSTLGAKSVIKDVARVLMVPATEANNITKTIPSNKTLEEAYKESPDFRHLIDNNELYQSIYKHSIVLEGLIRQTGIHAAGLVIAPGDLKEYIPLTCSNQKDSDTNILMQYEGKWLDELKFLKMDILGLKTLTIIQKTVDLVRQSHGVELDIDHLDLSDKKVYKLLGNGDTDGVFQFESDGMRKYLIDLKPNQFEDLIAMVALYRPGPMKFIDTYIARKHKREKMVYDHPVMEQILKETYGVTVYQEQVMRIAIEMAKFTRGQADTLRKAMSKKSLDTLMQLKQLFTKGATANGVQSKIADKIWNDWLDFAQYAFNKSHATCYALVAYRTAWLKAHYPVEFMAALLSLEDDPAKVPIKIEVCNAMGIKILPPNLNRSDKEFTVRGKEVMFGLRAIKNIGDAAIDAIVEDRQNNGHYTSIYNFCSRLDSSAVNKTVLESLIASGSMDDLEGSRAQKWAVIEQALSFNTGAQRDKKIGQTSLFDLITTDSDTEEYYPPLPVEEPWSYADQLEKEKEVLGFYLGGHPLNEYRSLVKYLTNANSQSIKSSSGKDLVLTGIVSGISRKRDNKGNPYAFVEFEDLSGRFEVALFNQDYEKHFSKLATGKIFFVFGNRSGYNSNEDSMPRISPTDLVPLDELPQSLRGEIRLNLTLARLSEEFVDEYQTHTETNRGGFAIKTSITTNEGDSYLLEAQRKIFPSNDFLQWLEEKQYDFSLRVASNGKSG
- the mutM gene encoding bifunctional DNA-formamidopyrimidine glycosylase/DNA-(apurinic or apyrimidinic site) lyase — encoded protein: MPELPEVQTVLDGVAKELKGKEILGLDCFYPGTVVKDPELPEKVFPARFLSHHRRGKYMILDLEGGISVIIHLRMTGKLVTDKAVSGTSVHERACFLLSGMGKLHFIDIRTFGKIVLCKTGNLGKFMPELGIEPLSDEFDGAHLQKILKGRKTPVKNALLDQRLIAGLGNIYACEILYRAKIDPATPAGRLSLPRLKKLVAETKSVLREAIAMNGTSISDFRRVDDKTGQFQNFLRVYQKDLCPQGHKIAKIKQGGRGTFYCPVCQK
- a CDS encoding DUF4932 domain-containing protein, whose protein sequence is MRIRLDQRLELLLTAMFISDYDTKGFCVDPEDEHAREALEKFGSFVAHPAVANISRVWGTEIDCSSPPHYALTLTEDIKLDPTFNLDQVRENLVPNADLSRFTADLRGFHRKADFTLHFSQLQSRLAPWLEKLNDLIARRPVQHILEHYLGQELPATEVLLCTLTRPFLSVTVSGTRGETLYCLCSRKWLEIAEQKDSLERILISAIWHEFSHHEINPLTFGLYDNLNKLNQEQVNWCCALNESIINAITIRLLLQEEVISEKHTDWMVKNAELNKAPQTRAVLDLLLDYEQNRSRYPDISSIHPRLVKAVGPPPR